One Anopheles merus strain MAF unplaced genomic scaffold, AmerM5.1 LNR4000182, whole genome shotgun sequence DNA segment encodes these proteins:
- the LOC121601793 gene encoding serine palmitoyltransferase 1-like, with protein sequence MVNTPYIINEIYDILQKSSPFELTLEALLALGVIWIVFYKRTTKKMPMSEEEILARWTPEPLVAEVPQDHPALKTKIVEGPVGKMVNVNGKECINMATHNYLGLAEDEDIKQAAIKSLRKYGVGSCGPRGFYGTVDVHLELEERLAKFMNVEEAVVYSYAFSTIASAIPAYSKRGDLIFVDECVNFAIQKGLDASRSKIFYYKHNDMDDLERLLQKQQIEDKRNPAKAKKTRRFLVAEAIYMNTGEVCPLPRLVELRARYKLRLFLDESISFGVLGDSGRGLIEHCNVDKTEVDLVSAGLEWSAATIGGFCAGSSFIVEHQRLSGLGYCFSASLPPLLAQAAISALDRFESNPRIFVELRERCRMVSDKLSQLKHFQSRGDPLSPVKHLYLKHKHESWVHEKMLLDEISTECIDNGLAVIAAEYLETMEKHCPRPSIRLTVNRLLTEKEIDDAFRILEHVSEKVFASAG encoded by the exons ATGGTTAACACACCGTACATAATCAATGAAATTTACGACATTCTTCAGAAG TCCTCCCCGTTTGAATTGACATTGGAGGCCTTGCTGGCATTGGGAGTAATATGGATAGTTTTTTACAAACGCACGACAAAGAAGATGCCCATGTCAGAAGAGGAAATTCTTGCACGGTGGACACCGGAACCACTCGTGGCAGAGGTACCACAGGACCATCCAGCGCTGAAAACAAAGATTGTCGAGGGACCAGTCGGTAAAATGGTAAATGTAAATGGCAAAGAGTGCATCAACATGGCCACACACAACTATCTCGGGCTGGCAGAGGACGAAGACATTAAGCAAGCGGCGATAAAGAGCTTGCGAAAGTACGGTGTCGGTTCTTGCGGTCCGCGCGGATTCTACGGTACAGTCGATGTGCATCTCGAGCTCGAAGAACGGTTGGCGAAATTTATGAACGTGGAGGAAGCTGTAGTGTATTCGTACGCGTTTTCCACTATAGCTAGTGCAATACCGGCCTATTCGAAGAGGGGAGATTTGATTTTCGT tgACGAGTGTGTTAATTTTGCTATTCAAAAAGGATTGGACGCTTCACGAAGCAAGATTTTTTACTACAAACACAACGATATGGACGATTTGGAGCGATTGCTTCAAAAGCAACAGATTGAAGACAAGCGTAATCCGGCAAAAGCTAAAAAGACGCGACGTTTTCTGGTAGCCGAAGCCATCTATATGAACACGGGTGAAGTTTGCCCCCTGCCTCGGTTGGTGGAATTACGAGCTCGTTACAAACTACGCCTTTTCTTGGATGAAAGCATATCTTTCGGTGTGTTGGGAGATAGTGGACGTGGGTTGATTGAGCACTGCAATGTCGAT AAAACGGAGGTTGATTTGGTATCGGCTGGGCTAGAATGGTCAGCCGCAACTATCGGTGGCTTTTGTGCCGGTTCCTCGTTCATCGTGGAGCATCAGCGGCTCTCCGGATTAGGGTATTGTTTCTCTGCCTCACTACCACCCTTGCTTGCACAGGCTGCCATCAGTGCGCTGGATCGATTCGAAAGCAACCCACGAATATTCGTGGAACTAAGAGAACGCTGTCGAATGGTTTCAGA CAAACTTTCTCAACTGAAACACTTCCAATCAAGAGGTGATCCACTATCTCCAGTGAAGCATTTATAtctaaaacacaaacatgaaAGCTGGGTGCATGAAAAGATGCTTCTGGACGAGATATCTACTGAG TGCATCGACAACGGTTTGGCGGTGATAGCGGCAGAATATTTGGAAACCATGGAAAAGCATTGCCCAAGGCCAAGTATTCGATTAACGGTTAATCGTTTGCTAACGGAAAAGGAAATAGACGATGCTTTCCGAATTTTAGAACATGTTTCAGAGAAAGTTTTTGCAAGTGCGGGTTAA
- the LOC121601790 gene encoding 1,4-alpha-glucan-branching enzyme-like — protein MANEPKVNLEKLFELDPYLKSHEQEIRRRNTEFRGWIKRLNDLEGGLNEFTQGYKYFGLHIAQDNSVVAREWAPGAKEVYLTGDFNNWQWLATPYEKLAFGKWELKIPPNPDGSCAIKHLSEIKVIIRKQDGALVDRLSPWAKYVVPPPKELGVNFQQRVWHPPAHEKYMFRHRKPSRPRALRIYECHVGIATEEYGVGTYRNFADNIIPRIAKLGYNTIQLMAIMEHAYYASFGYQVTSFFAASSRYGTPDELKYMVDKAHEHGIFVLLDVVHSHASKNTQDGLNQFDGTNACYFHDGSRGEHPTWGSRLFNYSEYEVLRFLLSNLRWWRDEYNFDGYRFDGVTSMLYHSRGGEGFSGDYNEYFGLNVDTEALIYLAIANYFLHEMDPNVITIAEDVSGMPTLCRPTEEGGIGFDYRLAMAIPDKWIQLLKTKSDEEWNIGNIVHTLTNRRWKESTVAYAESHDQALVGDKTIAFWLMDKEMYTHMSIVSDPSLIIDRGIALHKMIRLITHSLGGEAYLNFMGNEFGHPEWLDFPRVGNNDSYHYARRQWHLVDDQLLKYRFLNEFDRAMHHAEEKYHWLDCLPAYVSWKHEDDKVIAFERNNLLFLFNFHSTKSFTDYRIGVELAGKYRVVLSSDDAEFGGFNRIDKNVEHHTFPEGWAGRRNHIQLYMPCRTACILAPQ, from the exons ATGGCTAACGAACCTAAAGTGAATCTTGAAAAGCTGTTTGAGCTGGATCCGTACCTTAAATCGCACGAGCAAGAAATTCGGCGCAG AAATACCGAATTCCGTGGATGGATCAAGCGTTTGAACGACCTAGAAGGTGGTCTGAATGAGTTCACCCAGGGCTACAAATATTTTGGTTTGCACATCGCCCAGGACAATAGTGTTGTAGCTCGCGAATGGGCTCCCGGTGCTAAGGAGGTGTATCTAACTGGAGATTTCA ATAACTGGCAATGGTTGGCCACGCCGTACGAAAAACTGGCCTTCGGAAAATGGGAGCTGAAGATCCCACCGAACCCGGACGGTTCCTGCGCTATCAAACATTTGTCCGAGATCAAAGTGATCATTCGCAAGCAGGACGGTGCGCTGGTCGATCGCCTATCGCCATGGGCTAAGTATGTAGTGCCACCTCCGAAAGAGCTGGGGGTTAATTTTCAGCAACGTGTTTGGCACCCGCCGGCGCATGAAAAATATATGTTCCGCCACCGGAAGCCTAGCCGGCCTCGGGCGCTGCGTATCTACGAGTGTCACGTAGGCATCGCAACGGAGGAGTACGGCGTGGGAACGTATCGCAACTTTGCCGACAACATCATTCCGCGCATCGCCAAGCTGGGCTACAACACCATACAGTTGATGGCCATCATGGAGCACGCGTACTACGCTAGCTTTGGATATCAGGTTACGAGCTTCTTTGCTGCCTCAAGCCGGTACGGTACCCCGGACGAGTTGAAGTATATGGTGGATAAGGCACACGAGCACGGCATATTTGTGCTGCTCGACGTGGTTCATTCGCATGCGAGCAAAAATACGCAGGACGGGCTGAATCAATTCGATGGTACGAATGCTTGCTACTTCCACGACGGATCTCGCGGTGAGCATCCGACGTGGGGTAGCCGGCTTTTCAATTATTCGGA ATACGAAGTGCTTCGGTTCCTGCTTTCGAACCTTCGCTGGTGGCGCGATGAGTACAACTTTGATGGATATCGTTTTGACGGTGTCACCTCTATGCTGTATCACTCGCGAGGTGGAGAAGGGTTCTCCGGTGATTACAACGAATACTTTGGGCTTAACGTCGATACGGAAGCCCTCATTTATCTGGCAATCGCCAACTATTTCCTGCACGAGATGGATCCGAACGTTATTACGATTGCCGAGGACGTGAGCGGCATGCCGACCCTCTGTCGCCCAACTGAGGAGGGCGGCATTGGGTTTGACTACCGTCTCGCCATGGCCATTCCGGACAAATGGATCCAGTTGCTGAAGACGAAAAGCGACGAAGAGTGGAACATTGGCAACATTGTGCACACGCTCACGAATCGCCGATGGAAGGAAAGCACGGTAGCGTACGCGGAATCACACGATCAGGCACTGGTTGGCGATAAAACGATCGCTTTCTGGCTGATGGACAAAGAGATGTACACGCACATGTCGATCGTGTCCGATCCAAGCCTTATCATTGACCGTGGCATTGCGCTGCACAAAATGATTCGGCTCATCACGCACAGCCTGGGCGGGGAGGCTTATCTGAACTTTATGGGCAACGAGTTCGGCCATCCCGAGTGGTTAGATTTTCCGCGCGTTGGCAACAACGATTCGTATCACTATGCGCGACGGCAGTGGCATTTGGTGGACGATCAATTGCTGAAATACCGTTTCCTGAACGAATTCGACCGCGCGATGCATCACGCTGAGGAGAAGTACCACTGGCTCGACTGCCTGCCGGCGTACGTTAGCTGGAAGCACGAGGATGATAAGGTGATCGCGTTCGAGCGCAACAATCTGCTGTTTTTGTTCAACTTTCACTCCACCAAAAGCTTCACGGATTATCGCATCGGCGTGGAGCTGGCCGGTAAGTATCGCGTTGTGCTTAGCTCCGACGACGCCGAGTTTGGTGGGTTCAATCGTATCGATAAGAATGTCGAGCATCATACATTCCCAGAGGGTTGGGCCGGGCGCCGGAATCATATCCAACTGTATATGCCCTGCAGAACCGCCTGCATTCTTGCCCCACAGTAG